DNA sequence from the Methylomonas albis genome:
CCGTTGACCGCGAAGATCAATACCAAAAAGGACGCACCCAACAAGGCGGAACCGATGGCCATTTTGCCGATGCTGGAATTCTGCTTGCCGCTGTGCCGTGCCGATACCGCGTTGATCAGCGGCACCAATAAGAAAATGAAGGCCGGATTCAAGGACTGAAACCAAGTGGAGGGCATTTCCCAGCCCAGAATATGCCAATCGGTATTGTGCTCGGCAAACAGTTGTAGGGTGTTGCCTTGTTGCTCGTACACTGCCCAGAACAGAATGTTCAGCACGCCTAATGCGATCAGCCCGCCTATGGCCTGCCATTCTTTAAGGCTTAGAGGTGCCGGCTTGATCACGTCGGCTACGCATTTAACCGCGTGATCCGCACCCAGATGCTTTTGCCCCAATAGATAAACCAGCACACCCAGCAACATGCCGATACCGGCTGCGCCGAAGCCATAATGCCAGCCGTAGCGTTGTCCCAAGGTGCCGCAGACCAAAGGCGAGAAAAAGGCACCCAAGTTGATACCCATGTAGAAAATAGTAAATGCGTTGTCGCGGCGCGGGTCGCCGGGCGGATATAAACTACCGACCTGAGTCGAGATATTGGCTTTGAAGCAGCCATTACCCAGAATCAAAAACAGCAAGGCCAACAGGAAAAACGCTTCGGCGGCCATGAGGAAATGACCGATGGCCATTAACACACTGCCCAGTATCACGGATTTGCGCGGCCCTAAAACCCGGTCGGCCAAAATACCGCCGAACAGGGGCGTGAAGTACACCAGGCCGGTATAGAGGCCATAAATCTGCGAGGCCAGGGCTTGCGTGGACAAAGGTCCGAACAAGCTTTCCAAACCCGTTTGTAGTGTCGCAAAGCCGAACACCAAGGTATCGGTTTGCGCGGCTTGAATCAAATGCTGGGTCATATACAACACTAGCAAGGCGCGCATGCCGTAATAGGAAAAGCGCTCCCACATTTCGGTAAAAAACAGTACGAACAAGCCAATGGGATGACCAAACAGATTTTTTTGATTCACGTTGGAAGCGTTATTAAGTTTCTGGGATTGCGGGTAAAGCATCATCTCACAAGCGCCAATCTGGGGCATTTTGCCGGTAAACCCCAAGTAAACGCACCGCCTTGAAACACGGTAGACCTGCGCAACAAAAAAAGTGCCGATTCAGGGGCCTTTCGGCTACCGCATCGCCGGCTAGGCTGTTATAAAGAGAACATGCGCCATAGTTTGTGCTATTCGAACTCGCTGGTTAGCCCCACAAGTTCGATTAATTATATTCAAGGAAACTTAATGACAACGCTAAGCGATTATTTCGACTACCGGCTAGATGCCGACGGTAATAAATATGTAGAGGTTTCGATGCGAGGTGTGACCTTGCTCCGGCTACCGGCAACCAATAAAGGCACCGCGTTTAGCGTGCAGGAACGTATCGAACTGGGATTGGATGGCTTATTGCCGCCGCAAGTGACCGATCTGGAGCATCAGCTGGAGCGGGTGTATACCAATTATCAAAAGCAGCCTAACGATATTGCCAAGTATCAATTTCTCAGAGCCCTTCAAGATCGCACCGAGGTGCTGTTTTATGCGCTGTTGGAACGGCATCTCGAAGAAATGGTGCCAATAGTTTATACCCCAACCATAGGCTTGGCGGTACAGCAGTTCAGCTCCAATTTTACCAGTACCAGGGGATTGACTTTTTCGGTGGCCAATATCGACCGCGCCGAAACGATTTTGAAAAACTATGCTTTGCATGATATCCGCATGATTGTAGTCACCGATTCTTCGTCCATTTTGGGTATCGGCGATCAAGGCATGGGGGGCTTGGCGATTTGCATAGGCAAACTGGGGCTGTATACCGTCGGCGGCGGCATGTGTCCGTTCCAAACCTTACCGATCAATCTGGATGTGGGCACCAATCGCGCCGAATTGCTGAACGATCCTTTCTATTTGGGCGAGCACACCCAGCGTTTGCACGACCAGCCTTATTTCGAATTGGTCGATAAATTCGTTAACGCAGTACAGAAAGTCTGGCCGAAAGCGATTATTCAATGGGAAGACTTTGCCAAAAACGTCGCTTTCGATTTATTGGCAAAATACAAAGACCAGGTGTCCTGCTTTAACGACGATATTCAAGGCACCGGCGCGGTAGCATTGGCCGGTTTACTGTCGGCCTGCCGGAAAAAAGGCGAAACCCTCGCCGAACAAACCGTAGTAGTGGTGGGTGCTGGTGCCGGCGGTTTTGGCGTGGCTACGGCAATTAAGGAAGGCATGCTGCGCGAGGGTTTGAGCGATGAGCAGGTACTGCAGCGGATCTTCGTGATCGATGCGCACGGGCTGGTGGTAAAGGAAGCTACCACGGAAGCCTATAAATTGCCGCTCTCCCACACCCAAGCCAGTTACCACGATTGGGATATTCCGGATGAGAGAGTACCCAATCTGCTGGAGGTGGTTACCCATGCCAAGCCTGGCGTACTGCTGGGATTAACCGGCGTCCCCGGATTGTTCAGCGAAGCGGTGGTAAAAACCATGGCGCGGAATCACCCGCAACCAATCATATTTCCTTTATCCAACCCCACGGACAATTGTGAAGCCACGCCGAAAGACATCATCGAATGGACGCACGGCACGGCGATGGTCGCGACCGGTAGCCCATCCGCCGATGTGGAATATCAGGGCCGGCATTATCCGATCGGGCAGGGCAATAATGCCTTCATATTTCCGGGCTTGGGTTTTGCCGCGGTATTGGGCGAGTGCAGCCGTATCAGCGAGGCGATGGTCCTGGAATCCGCGTATGCCTTGGCCGACTATATTGCCGAAAATTGCATGGCGGCCGGCCTGATCTTCCCGCCGGTAGGCGATCTGAAACAAGTCAGTTTGCTGGTCGCTACCAGGGTGTTGGCAAAAGCGCTGGAAGACGGCTCCGCGACGCGTCGGGATTTGGTGGGCATCGACCTGGAAGCCTATGTCCAAGCCAATCTCTGGAAAGCGGAATATTCGCCTTACAAATATGCCGGGACGTCTGCGTAGGCCGGTAGTTGATCGACATACTCTAA
Encoded proteins:
- a CDS encoding peptide MFS transporter → MNQKNLFGHPIGLFVLFFTEMWERFSYYGMRALLVLYMTQHLIQAAQTDTLVFGFATLQTGLESLFGPLSTQALASQIYGLYTGLVYFTPLFGGILADRVLGPRKSVILGSVLMAIGHFLMAAEAFFLLALLFLILGNGCFKANISTQVGSLYPPGDPRRDNAFTIFYMGINLGAFFSPLVCGTLGQRYGWHYGFGAAGIGMLLGVLVYLLGQKHLGADHAVKCVADVIKPAPLSLKEWQAIGGLIALGVLNILFWAVYEQQGNTLQLFAEHNTDWHILGWEMPSTWFQSLNPAFIFLLVPLINAVSARHSGKQNSSIGKMAIGSALLGASFLVLIFAVNGVAASEKISFLWLALCTLIYTLGELYLSPVGLSLVSKVSPPRLVGMLMGMWFLSTFFGNYLSGYIGSFYEQMPKQDFFLLLAVMAAGTGLAIFMFKPLLKKAVGAD
- a CDS encoding NAD-dependent malic enzyme, with the translated sequence MTTLSDYFDYRLDADGNKYVEVSMRGVTLLRLPATNKGTAFSVQERIELGLDGLLPPQVTDLEHQLERVYTNYQKQPNDIAKYQFLRALQDRTEVLFYALLERHLEEMVPIVYTPTIGLAVQQFSSNFTSTRGLTFSVANIDRAETILKNYALHDIRMIVVTDSSSILGIGDQGMGGLAICIGKLGLYTVGGGMCPFQTLPINLDVGTNRAELLNDPFYLGEHTQRLHDQPYFELVDKFVNAVQKVWPKAIIQWEDFAKNVAFDLLAKYKDQVSCFNDDIQGTGAVALAGLLSACRKKGETLAEQTVVVVGAGAGGFGVATAIKEGMLREGLSDEQVLQRIFVIDAHGLVVKEATTEAYKLPLSHTQASYHDWDIPDERVPNLLEVVTHAKPGVLLGLTGVPGLFSEAVVKTMARNHPQPIIFPLSNPTDNCEATPKDIIEWTHGTAMVATGSPSADVEYQGRHYPIGQGNNAFIFPGLGFAAVLGECSRISEAMVLESAYALADYIAENCMAAGLIFPPVGDLKQVSLLVATRVLAKALEDGSATRRDLVGIDLEAYVQANLWKAEYSPYKYAGTSA